A genomic stretch from Aedes albopictus strain Foshan chromosome 2, AalbF5, whole genome shotgun sequence includes:
- the LOC109429872 gene encoding A-kinase anchor protein 10, mitochondrial: protein MLQFLKKSAVSRKNSGSGSNLAHQEENINNKSSSSAAKSTTSDDVIDGAANECKPASDEQALLEAELYWLERWNSVPEVRSRLSRTLLDILAEQSCICYFVQFLETKDALPLVKFWLDVESFKAAASADYARGCDGRNGKGPGHRGLQRSVSSDGYDSLSYLSVDCDSISTYSENAFDDGTTTTDDVDHSCRTSNNCTPIPPALEVVLEEEKRPAEDDDRKQILEVCNLTMRQSLTDDEKTQICASNKLKLEEPNPTPTSKDEGFNSLVNSDAVRIYRKYLVSNSPCYIEMPATILSHISLALCGGSCSEEIFNEAQQYLVDVMEKSYLNAFLESSFYSKYTFEVLSSESLTLKDILCSEMALFYFMEYLEQKGKRHILEFCVTASHFRRSAENSQAQADAVVLYEKYFSLQATCPLNVSDKIRFLVEEGICSQDAGTIKNCFEMPSRVIERFLEKRYFQGFLKSQLYKQYLAELLGKIKTAGVGESTGSSMGILAGRKQIFFSDRNRTTNNQRRGHRKTFSDVTSERSGRAKQFVSSQNTLLAMSDTSFHRKRTNTVGTATGTDIMQIDSRQLYNPDLLWRRNSVAGLTFGRVDALGRYERDFDIVEPPQDDDRWSKNRLKKAMRKLVNLPEDKAQEELAWQVAEMIVKDITSVTMSGGSEGSNAHT, encoded by the exons ATGTTGCAGTTCCTGAAAAAGTCTG CTGTGTCTCGGAAAAACTCCGGCAGCGGCAGCAATTTGGCGCATCAGGAAGAAAACATAAATAACAAGTCATCATCATCGGCAGCGAAATCGACAACGAGCGATGATGTCATTGACGGCGCTGCTAATGAATGCAAACCGGCTAGCGATGAGCAAGCCTTACTAGAAGCGGAACTTTATTGGCTGGAACGGTGGAATAGTGTGCCGGAAGTTAGATCTCGGTTGTCTCGAACCCTGCTGGACATTTTGGCCGAGCAAAGCTGCATCTGCTACTTTGTCCAATTTCTGGAAACGAAAGATGCCCTTCCGTTGGTGAAGTTCTGGCTCGATGTGGAGAGTTTCAAGGCAGCTGCCAGTGCGGATTATGCACGGGGTTGTGATGGCCGAAATGGTAAAGGTCCTGGGCATCGTGGTCTGCAGAGAAGTGTGTCCTCGGACGGGTACGATAGTTTGTCCTACTTAAGCGTGGATTGCGATTCCATATCCACTTACTCGGAAAATGCTTTCGATGATGGAACGACTACAACGGATGACGTTGATCACAGTTGTAGGACCTCTAACAACTGCACTCCGATTCCCCCCGCCCTTGAGGTAGTCCTGGAGGAAGAGAAACGACCCGCGGAAGATGATGACCGGAAGCAAATCTTAGAAGTGTGCAACCTTACCATGCGCCAGTCATTGACGGACGACGAAAAGACTCAAATCTGCGCCTCGAACAAGCTGAAGTTGGAGGAACCCAACCCTACGCCCACAAGCAAGGACGAAGGATTCAACTCCCTCGTCAACTCGGACGCGGTACGAATCTATCGGAAGTATCTGGTAAGCAACTCGCCGTGCTACATCGAGATGCCGGCGACGATTCTGTCGCACATTTCGTTGGCTCTTTGCGGCGGAAGTTGCAGTGAAGAGATCTTCAACGAAGCGCAACAGTATCTGGTGGATGTAATGGAGAAGTCATACCTGAATGCATTTCTGGAGAGCAGCTTCTACAGTAAATATACTTTTGAG GTTCTCTCGAGCGAAAGCCTAACTCTGAAGGACATCCTCTGCAGCGAGATGGCTCTGTTTTACTTCATGGAATATCTAGAGCAGAAAGGTAAGCGCCACATCCTGGAGTTTTGTGTGACAGCTAGCCACTTCCGCCGTAGTGCCGAAAACAGCCAAGCCCAGGCCGATGCCGTGGTGTTGTACGAAAAGTATTTCTCGCTACAGGCGACCTGTCCGTTAAATGTTAGTGATAAGATACGATTCCTGGTTGAGGAAGGGATTTGCTCGCAGGACGCCGGGACGATCAAAAACTGCTTCGAAATGCCTTCCAGGGTGATTGaacgattcctggagaaacgatatttccagggattcttgaaaTCTCAACTCTACAAACAGTATTTGGCCGAGTTGCTGGGGAAGATCAAGACAGCCGGAGTCGGTGAGTCCACCGGAAGCAGTATGGGAATTCTAGCGGGCCGTAAGCAGATATTCTTCAGCGATCGTAACCGAACGACCAACAATCAAAGGCGTGGCCATCGGAAAACCTTCTCGGATGTGACAAGCGAAAGAAGCGGTCGGGCAAAACAGTTCGTTTCCTCTCAGAACACCCTCCTGGCCATGTCCGATACGAGCTTCCATCGGAAGCGGACCAACACCGTCGGAACGGCCACCGGAACTGACATCATGCAAATCGATTCCCGTCAACTGTACAATCCGGATCTCCTATGGAGGCGAAACTCGGTGGCCGGGCTGACGTTCGGCCGGGTCGACGCTCTGGGGCGGTACGAGCGAGATTTCGACATCGTGGAACCGCCCCAGGACGACGATCGGTGGAGCAAAAACCGACTGAAGAAGGCGATGCGAAAGCTGGTCAATCTACCGGAGGACAAAGCCCAGGAGGAACTGGCCTGGCAGGTGGCGGAGATGATTGTCAAGGACATCACCAGCGTCACGATGAGCGGTGGCAGCGAAGGGAGCAACGCTCATACGTGA